One Mycobacteroides salmoniphilum DNA segment encodes these proteins:
- a CDS encoding murein biosynthesis integral membrane protein MurJ has translation MAAVRKALDPLPDPESDDTIEELSDAAVVAHSGSMAVATLISRITGFIKLLLITAALGAASASAFSTANQLPNIIAALVLEATFTAIFIPVLTRAEREDADGGQAFIRKLLTIATTLLLVTTVLSVLAAPLLASLLLGSDPKVSTPLTTALAYLLLPQILFYGLSSVFMAILNTRNVFGPPAWAPVWNNLVAIAALILFWLMPGELTLDPTRMSDPKLLVLGIGTTLGVVTQALVLLPGIRRQQIPLRPLWGVDDRLKQFAGMATAMFAYVAISQLGLVITNRIAAGAAESGPIIYNQTWMILQLPYGVVGVTILTAVMPRLSRNAAAEDTPAVVRDISLATRLTMVVLIPVVAVMTVAGPAMGPALSAYGHFTLGNAHYLGLSISLSSFTLIAYALVLLQLRVFYARHEAWTPTLMIVVITAVKIVGSVIAPHLTDDPNLVAGYLGAANGLGFVAGAVCGYLLLRRSIGRASGPLIGPDVARTVLITLAVSVTAAAIGLGVDRGFDLDLLTRAGGGLGSVLRLAILGTVMLTVTFALMVAVRLPEALSVVSMLQRRLGGRLGANIQDHASVMGNSPAPSLPYPDSGDRVGDDSADDSTTANKPAHGGGADTRKGGAVTDTPGSSTRSVSTQSPSGGAVPTSVRPGASIAGGRYRLLTSHGGPDGLQFWQATDTELNRPVALTIIDGATFSSDQVQDILSNTLRLSKIGSAGLARVLDAVREGTGGIVVAQWVRGGSLREVADTEPSAVGASRAVRSLAEAADAAFEAGTALSIDHPDRVRISIDGDAVLAFPATLSSATADEDVHGLGAALYALTTRRWPLAETGQPSGLPGANRAPDGLPVEARIIVPTVPAEISNVAARALSDDPGSAADLLDGLESAIASVDHTTMLEPAAAAPTQALNIGRAHGFQGPDDSADDEDFEDADDEDPEEAARHRKIFLIGLGVVGVLVISLCIALGVWVTRIFGDVGPLDKINIGIGLPTQSSNGDTVKPGSAAKIVQATVFPPGPDADQPGKAGLAVDGNASTSWATDTYTDADPFPVLFKPGVGLLLDLQSASALSSVTIESHSVGTQVQIRSADSATPGSLNDTQEISATTTLQSGKTTIPITSSAQVSHVLVWINKLGSTNGDHHAEIGEITVSTAS, from the coding sequence GTGGCAGCCGTGAGGAAGGCGCTGGACCCGCTACCGGATCCCGAATCCGACGACACGATCGAAGAGCTTTCGGACGCGGCCGTCGTCGCGCACTCGGGCTCAATGGCAGTGGCCACCCTGATCAGCCGGATCACCGGTTTCATCAAACTGCTGTTGATCACCGCGGCGCTCGGCGCCGCATCCGCGAGCGCGTTTTCGACGGCCAACCAGCTGCCCAACATCATTGCCGCGCTTGTGCTCGAGGCCACGTTCACCGCCATATTCATTCCGGTACTCACCCGCGCCGAGCGCGAGGACGCCGACGGCGGTCAGGCATTTATCCGCAAGCTGCTGACCATCGCCACCACGCTGCTGCTGGTGACGACGGTGCTGTCGGTGCTGGCCGCACCGCTGCTCGCCTCGCTGCTGCTCGGCTCTGACCCGAAGGTCAGTACGCCGCTGACCACCGCACTGGCCTATCTGCTGCTGCCACAGATCCTCTTCTACGGACTGTCCTCGGTCTTCATGGCGATCCTCAACACCCGCAACGTCTTTGGTCCTCCGGCGTGGGCTCCGGTGTGGAACAACCTCGTCGCCATCGCCGCTCTGATTCTGTTCTGGCTGATGCCTGGTGAGCTCACCCTCGACCCGACACGGATGAGCGATCCGAAACTTCTGGTGCTCGGCATCGGTACCACGCTCGGCGTGGTCACCCAGGCCCTGGTGCTGCTCCCCGGGATCCGTCGCCAGCAGATTCCCCTGCGACCGTTGTGGGGGGTTGACGACAGGCTCAAACAGTTCGCCGGCATGGCCACGGCCATGTTCGCGTACGTGGCGATCAGCCAGCTCGGGTTAGTCATCACCAACCGGATCGCCGCCGGCGCCGCCGAATCCGGACCCATCATCTACAACCAGACCTGGATGATCCTGCAGCTGCCCTACGGGGTGGTCGGCGTCACCATTCTCACCGCGGTCATGCCGCGGCTCAGCCGCAACGCGGCCGCCGAGGACACACCCGCCGTGGTCCGGGACATATCCTTGGCCACCCGGCTCACGATGGTCGTGTTGATCCCGGTGGTGGCGGTGATGACCGTCGCCGGTCCGGCGATGGGGCCGGCGCTCTCCGCGTACGGGCACTTCACCCTCGGCAACGCGCATTACCTCGGGCTCTCCATCTCGCTTTCGTCCTTCACTCTCATCGCGTATGCCCTTGTGCTGCTGCAACTTCGGGTGTTCTACGCACGGCACGAGGCGTGGACGCCCACGCTGATGATCGTCGTGATCACCGCGGTAAAGATTGTCGGCTCGGTGATCGCCCCGCACCTCACCGACGATCCCAACCTGGTCGCGGGCTATCTCGGTGCCGCCAACGGCCTCGGCTTCGTCGCGGGCGCCGTCTGCGGATATCTGTTGTTGCGCCGAAGCATCGGGCGCGCCTCCGGACCGCTCATCGGCCCGGACGTCGCCCGCACGGTGCTGATCACCCTTGCCGTCTCGGTGACCGCCGCCGCCATCGGCCTGGGCGTCGACCGCGGATTCGACCTGGATCTGCTCACCCGGGCGGGAGGTGGCCTGGGCTCGGTCCTGCGGCTGGCCATCCTGGGCACCGTCATGCTGACGGTCACCTTCGCGCTCATGGTGGCGGTCAGGCTCCCGGAGGCACTGAGCGTGGTCTCCATGCTGCAGCGCCGTCTGGGCGGCCGACTCGGGGCCAACATCCAAGATCACGCTTCGGTCATGGGCAACTCCCCTGCGCCATCCCTGCCGTACCCTGATTCGGGTGATCGAGTCGGCGACGACAGTGCCGACGACTCGACAACCGCAAACAAACCAGCGCACGGGGGCGGTGCTGATACGAGAAAGGGCGGGGCCGTGACAGACACCCCAGGGTCATCGACCCGGTCTGTTTCCACCCAGTCCCCATCCGGGGGTGCAGTACCTACCTCGGTGAGGCCCGGTGCCAGTATCGCGGGCGGCCGCTACCGTCTGCTCACCTCGCACGGAGGCCCGGACGGGCTGCAGTTCTGGCAGGCCACCGATACCGAGCTGAATCGGCCGGTGGCACTCACCATCATTGATGGCGCCACCTTCAGCTCCGATCAGGTACAGGACATCCTCTCGAACACCCTGCGGCTCAGCAAGATTGGATCAGCGGGCCTGGCTCGCGTGCTGGATGCCGTGCGTGAGGGAACCGGCGGCATCGTCGTCGCGCAGTGGGTCCGAGGCGGTTCGCTGCGCGAGGTCGCCGATACCGAGCCGTCCGCCGTGGGTGCCAGCCGAGCCGTCCGATCCCTCGCGGAAGCCGCCGACGCTGCCTTTGAGGCCGGGACGGCGCTGAGCATCGACCACCCCGATCGCGTGCGTATCAGCATCGACGGAGACGCCGTGCTCGCGTTCCCCGCCACCCTGTCCTCGGCCACCGCGGACGAGGATGTTCACGGCCTCGGAGCCGCCCTGTATGCGCTGACCACACGCCGCTGGCCGCTCGCCGAAACCGGCCAGCCAAGCGGGCTCCCCGGTGCCAATCGGGCTCCCGACGGTCTGCCAGTCGAGGCACGGATCATCGTTCCCACGGTCCCCGCGGAGATCTCCAATGTGGCCGCACGTGCGCTGAGCGATGATCCCGGTTCTGCCGCCGACCTACTCGACGGACTGGAATCGGCCATCGCGAGCGTCGACCACACCACCATGCTGGAGCCCGCCGCCGCAGCACCCACCCAAGCGCTGAACATCGGCCGGGCCCACGGGTTCCAGGGTCCGGACGACTCCGCTGACGACGAAGATTTCGAAGATGCCGACGACGAGGACCCGGAAGAAGCGGCACGCCACCGCAAGATCTTCCTGATCGGGCTTGGCGTGGTTGGAGTCCTCGTCATCTCGCTGTGCATCGCTCTGGGCGTCTGGGTCACGCGAATCTTCGGCGACGTCGGTCCCCTGGACAAGATCAATATCGGCATCGGATTACCCACCCAGTCATCCAACGGCGACACCGTGAAGCCAGGTAGCGCCGCCAAGATTGTGCAGGCGACCGTGTTCCCTCCGGGTCCCGACGCCGATCAGCCCGGCAAGGCGGGCCTAGCCGTGGACGGCAACGCTTCCACGTCATGGGCAACCGACACCTATACCGACGCCGATCCCTTCCCGGTGCTGTTCAAACCCGGTGTGGGCCTACTGCTCGATCTGCAGTCCGCGAGCGCTCTGAGCAGCGTAACCATCGAATCTCACAGTGTCGGAACGCAAGTGCAGATTCGTTCCGCCGACTCGGCTACGCCCGGCTCCCTCAATGACACCCAGGAGATCTCCGCTACCACCACACTGCAGTCCGGCAAAACGACGATTCCGATCACCAGCAGCGCGCAGGTCTCTCATGTGCTGGTGTGGATCAACAAGCTGGGGTCCACCAATGGTGATCACCACGCGGAGATCGGCGAAATCACGGTCTCAACTGCTTCCTAG
- the sigM gene encoding RNA polymerase sigma factor SigM, whose translation MVQGVLTAPQHSDAELLAAHVAGDPSAFEQLFRRHHRRLYRLARATSRTPEDAADALQEAMLSAHRGAANFRNDAAVTSWLYRIVVNACLDRLRRTKAHVPIELEEDVYTLDDPATNIDTSIVIQKALLRLPVEQRAAVIAVDMHGYSVADAAQLLGVPEGTVKSRCARARARLAVALHYLDKAGSVEPETIDY comes from the coding sequence ATGGTTCAGGGGGTTCTCACGGCTCCTCAGCACTCGGACGCCGAGTTGTTGGCTGCCCACGTCGCCGGTGATCCTTCGGCCTTCGAACAGCTGTTCCGCCGTCACCACCGTCGGCTCTACCGACTCGCCCGGGCCACCAGCCGCACCCCCGAGGATGCCGCCGATGCGCTCCAGGAGGCGATGCTGTCAGCACACCGCGGAGCCGCCAACTTCCGCAATGACGCCGCCGTCACCAGCTGGCTGTACCGCATTGTGGTGAACGCCTGTCTGGACCGTCTGCGTCGCACCAAGGCACACGTCCCGATCGAACTCGAAGAGGACGTCTACACCCTCGACGACCCCGCAACCAATATCGATACCTCCATCGTCATCCAGAAGGCCCTGCTCCGGCTACCCGTCGAGCAGCGCGCCGCGGTCATCGCCGTCGATATGCACGGATATTCGGTGGCCGATGCCGCCCAGCTGCTCGGTGTGCCCGAAGGCACGGTGAAGAGCCGCTGCGCGCGGGCACGCGCACGCCTGGCCGTCGCCCTGCACTATCTCGACAAAGCCGGCTCCGTCGAACCGGAAACCATCGACTACTAG
- a CDS encoding DUF6049 family protein: MTRLTHRSATRVAAVLAVLALVLLGAPWSAPLAYAYRDGQFLKVVLDEVTPQTVTTVDSMVTVRGSVTNVGDRPVTDVVVRLERAEAIATSSELRASLHGRHDQYQPVGEFVTVAGTLTQGQQRPFTLAFPLRGGAGPTWNIAAPGVYPALVNVNGTPDYGAAARLDDARFLLPVLGVPPPTGADSEPEVAPDTSRPVGLTLLWPLADRPRLVPGQPGGPTPVRLLDDQLDRSLSPGGRLDALLGALEFATDAAVDPKGDLGRTVCVAVDPDLLVTVNEMTLGYQVLDNAADLAGPVHPGTGQGLAVAWLDRLRALARHTCITPLPYAQASLDAVAQMADEGLAHQATTGAADVLDQILGINSLRGATLLGDGHLSKTGIDLLTGLGPTVAVSALPSGQETPPDFNARRVSDTVVASPFDPSVGAALSAVGRTPSTPEYVPQSLRFALQHDSRVARMQDAVGAMAWQALTPQQTPRQTILLPEATWDLSDGEARAILSATSTLLHAGLAIPRPLPTVIGEARAGAQANPVDSVFGVDSPGAVDDGVSLGLGDEVRRLWGLTAALTVDARTGLTGAQYTDPLRQDALRAVSQSVPPDARDDTAQERLSAIRRTVGDLFNAVTVVNPGGSYTLATEHSPLPLVLRNELPVPIRVALRVETPAGMSATDVGVQEIPPGFLPVKVPVEVNVSQRMAVDVTLHTPDGLPLGDPVRLSVHSNAYGKPLFFITISAATVLFALTGRRLWHRFRGQPDRADLDREDEPPAGGRGPQWQP; this comes from the coding sequence ATGACCCGACTCACGCATCGCAGCGCGACGCGTGTGGCGGCCGTACTTGCCGTCCTCGCGCTTGTCCTGCTCGGCGCTCCATGGTCCGCGCCCCTGGCCTACGCCTATCGAGACGGGCAGTTCCTCAAGGTCGTCCTCGACGAGGTAACCCCACAGACCGTCACCACTGTCGATTCGATGGTGACCGTGCGCGGCAGCGTGACCAACGTCGGCGATCGGCCGGTTACCGATGTCGTCGTTCGGTTGGAGCGAGCCGAAGCGATCGCCACCAGCTCGGAGCTGCGCGCCAGTCTTCATGGCCGCCATGACCAGTACCAGCCCGTCGGCGAGTTCGTCACTGTCGCAGGAACTCTCACACAGGGGCAGCAACGTCCCTTCACTCTCGCCTTCCCGCTGCGTGGCGGCGCCGGACCGACCTGGAACATCGCCGCGCCCGGGGTGTATCCAGCCCTGGTGAACGTCAACGGCACCCCGGACTACGGGGCCGCCGCGCGGCTCGACGACGCCCGCTTTCTGCTCCCGGTTCTCGGAGTTCCGCCCCCGACCGGAGCTGACTCCGAACCCGAAGTCGCCCCCGACACGTCTCGGCCCGTGGGTCTGACTCTGCTGTGGCCCCTGGCCGACCGTCCGCGGCTGGTGCCCGGCCAGCCCGGTGGACCGACGCCGGTGCGGCTGCTCGATGATCAACTGGACCGTTCGCTATCTCCCGGCGGCCGGCTGGACGCGCTGCTGGGCGCCCTGGAGTTCGCGACCGACGCGGCCGTTGACCCCAAAGGAGACCTGGGCCGCACGGTCTGCGTGGCGGTGGACCCCGATCTGCTGGTCACGGTGAACGAGATGACGCTGGGGTACCAGGTTCTCGACAACGCGGCCGATCTCGCCGGTCCCGTACACCCGGGCACCGGACAGGGACTCGCCGTCGCGTGGCTCGACCGGCTGCGCGCATTGGCCAGGCACACCTGCATCACACCGCTGCCCTACGCGCAGGCCAGTCTGGATGCGGTCGCGCAGATGGCCGACGAAGGCCTCGCCCACCAGGCCACCACCGGCGCCGCCGATGTGCTCGATCAGATTTTGGGAATCAACAGCCTGCGCGGCGCCACGCTCCTGGGCGACGGCCACCTCTCGAAGACCGGTATCGATCTGCTCACCGGACTGGGGCCAACCGTCGCGGTATCCGCCCTACCCTCGGGGCAGGAAACGCCCCCCGACTTCAACGCGCGCCGAGTGTCTGACACCGTCGTCGCGTCACCCTTCGATCCGTCGGTGGGTGCCGCGTTGAGTGCCGTCGGTCGCACACCCTCCACCCCCGAATACGTGCCCCAGTCGCTTCGCTTTGCGTTGCAACATGATTCGCGCGTCGCACGGATGCAGGACGCGGTCGGCGCGATGGCCTGGCAGGCGCTCACCCCCCAGCAGACTCCCCGCCAGACGATTCTGCTGCCGGAAGCCACCTGGGATCTGTCCGACGGCGAGGCGCGCGCCATCCTGTCCGCCACCTCCACTCTTCTGCACGCCGGACTCGCGATACCGCGCCCACTACCGACGGTGATCGGTGAGGCTCGTGCCGGCGCTCAGGCCAACCCCGTGGATTCCGTGTTCGGCGTGGATTCACCGGGTGCCGTGGACGACGGGGTGTCACTGGGGCTCGGCGACGAGGTCCGCCGGCTGTGGGGACTCACCGCCGCGCTGACCGTGGACGCTCGCACCGGGCTCACCGGTGCCCAGTACACCGATCCACTACGTCAGGACGCCCTGCGCGCCGTGAGCCAAAGCGTGCCGCCGGATGCGCGTGACGACACCGCCCAGGAGCGGCTCTCCGCCATCCGCCGCACGGTCGGCGACCTATTCAACGCCGTCACCGTCGTCAATCCGGGCGGTTCCTACACACTGGCCACCGAGCACAGCCCCCTGCCGTTGGTGCTGCGCAACGAGCTTCCGGTACCGATCCGCGTCGCCCTCCGCGTCGAGACACCCGCTGGCATGAGTGCGACAGATGTCGGTGTGCAAGAGATTCCGCCCGGATTCTTGCCGGTGAAGGTGCCCGTAGAGGTCAACGTGTCCCAGCGCATGGCGGTGGACGTGACGCTGCATACGCCCGACGGTCTGCCCCTTGGCGATCCGGTACGTCTATCCGTGCACTCCAACGCCTACGGCAAGCCACTGTTCTTCATCACCATCAGTGCCGCGACGGTGCTCTTCGCGTTGACGGGCCGACGCCTGTGGCACCGGTTCCGCGGTCAGCCCGACCGTGCGGATCTGGATCGCGAGGATGAACCCCCAGCGGGCGGGAGGGGCCCCCAGTGGCAGCCGTGA